The proteins below come from a single Candida albicans SC5314 chromosome 7, complete sequence genomic window:
- a CDS encoding uncharacterized protein (Ortholog of C. dubliniensis CD36 : Cd36_73400, C. parapsilosis CDC317 : CPAR2_703180, Candida tenuis NRRL Y-1498 : CANTEDRAFT_104803 and Debaryomyces hansenii CBS767 : DEHA2A04466g): MSYFIVPSISYQTNQKLQQQKQQKQKDKDKHHKRKKKPSQSNSSSSNEENQRNLSTTTPTSRSRQQSDTIIDEEINEEYEDDEDEDDNKSIITTNSIFSKHKSDKRNSHKSNSHSSLRRKLQPHHHHHHQQHGISPTTSPSVSEEPPPPPCREDINKEATMIASKYGEALRSGSKSSSTKSVLTSDNSPNVTGLIIPPPQPVTKNLVRHRSNSTLSTSSIPLSSSPSQSQYNQNQAFHRNTSIASSLSQNSQNSLTKDNSSLNGKFRKLSFLSTGNNSITSKRKESISSHSPSAVESPTGTGTGTGPTTRSRSRSGSKVDGSYFPDYSDKTTSPSKLTLQKQLSSSSSSSSSLLPPFNVIIDLSVYNTPQGIEKNFFAPNYQVFRYNSFLDVLSEYHQGDAINVSTIRYHLLLKFIIKQKNARDFIRNGNSINTSSSYHLTMTESVFSYQLYGPLRYLIRYLIKQKFQEQNHNNSMSPDNREQFYNHEELIQMNFINFIRYIMQLPDIPDPSILNETEQKIYEFKEIFEKTATALYVLKKDKLLQPTTTTTTTTTTETSVESKDESFQQQDSQVRIKLLVETITKICYEYILLEKYRLDIISKFHDNHLIDKDILNDLYDKYENNVKLKNSENVKVFLYNTSNSIQFGWYFALTIPFVRVIESHVYNEDPHLTKDYQTYQEAEISTTTSTTATTTPKTNFQQSDEELFENHIKKLSFTSYNEYKSLSMEKLVRLNRIIDNQSNKYSKINRREIPDPASNFSTKPMNFEYYNQSMLTIESNTFDMIHTPDLIIQTTPQNYKTLISEFHRILKPGGILNLDCVNFGGNNFEDFSLKYKEKGQFPKILNTEDYGICKHFNSISNFLEVILKELNNVFKESEDDDGGSVKFGISLLSSKSDLHSFATKFVSMRLLEVLGKFDSYCDYFSDAGDNIKALDDESIHFGIQIRATKGRTAST, encoded by the coding sequence ATGAGTTATTTTATTGTTCCTTCAATTTCTTATCAAACTaatcaaaaattacaacaacagaaacaacagaaacaaaaagataaagataaaCATCATAAACGGAAAAAGAAACCGAGTCaaagtaatagtagtagtagtaatgaagaaaatcaaCGTAATTTATCTACCACCACTCCAACTTCAAGATCTCGTCAACAACTGGATACAATTATAGATGAGGAAATAAATGAAGAatatgaagatgatgaagatgaagatgataataaatctaTTATAACTACAAATtcgattttttcaaaacataAAAGTGATAAACGTAATAGTCATAAATCTAATAGTCATTCAAGTCTAAGGCGGAAACTTCAAccccaccaccaccaccaccaccagcaaCATGGTAtttcaccaacaacaagtcCATCTGTATCAGAAgaaccaccaccaccaccatgTAGAGAAGATATTAATAAAGAAGCCACAATGATTGCATCAAAATATGGTGAAGCATTACGATCAGGTTCAAAACTGAGTTCTACCAAATCTGTACTCACAAGTGATAATAGTCCAAATGTAACAGGTCTAAtaataccaccaccacaaccagTGACAAAAAATTTAGTTAGACATCgatcaaattcaacattATCTACTTCTTCCATcccattatcatcatcaccatcacaatcacaatataatcaaaatcaagCATTTCATAGAAATACTTCAATTGCATCAAGTTTAAGTCAAAATTCACAAAATTCTTTAACTAAAgataattcatcattaaatGGTAAATTTAGGAaactttcatttttaagtactggtaataattcaattacatctaaaagaaaagaaagtatAAGTTCACATCTGCCTAGTGCAGTTGAATCACCAACAGGGACAGGGACAGGGACAGGCCCAACAACAAGGTCTAGGTCGAGGTCAGGATCTAAAGTTGATGGATCTTATTTCCCAGATTATTCTGATAAAACCACCTCACCATCGAAACTAACACTCCAGAAACaactttcttcttcttcttcttcttcttcactgTTGTTGCCACCATTTAATgtaattattgatttatctgTTTATAATACTCCTCAaggaattgaaaagaatttttttgcacCTAATTATCAAGTTTTCCGATATAATAGTTTTCTTGATGTATTAAGTGAATATCATCAAGGTGATGCCATTAATGTATCTACTATTAGatatcatttattattaaaatttattattaaacaaaaaaatgcTCGAGATTTCATTAGAAATGGTAATAGTATTAATACATCGAGTAGTTATCATTTAACAATGACAGAAAGTGTTTTTTCATATCAATTATATGGACCATTAAGATATTTAATTAGATATTTAATAAAGCAAAAATTCCAAGAACAAAATCATAACAATAGTATGCTGCCAGATAATCGAGAACAATTTTATAATCATGAAGAATTGATACAAAtgaattttattaattttataaGATATATTATGCAATTACCTGATATACCTGATCCATCAATTCTAAATGAAActgaacaaaaaatttatgaatttaaagaaatttttgaaaaaacgGCAACAGCATTATatgtattgaaaaaagataaattattacaaccaacaacgacaacaacaacaacaacaacaacagaaacaTCCGTGGAATCAAAAGATGAAtcatttcaacaacaagattCTCAAGTTcgaatcaaattattagtGGAAACGATCACGAAAATTTGTTatgaatatattttattagaaaaataTCGATTAgatataatttcaaaatttcatgataatcatttaattgataaagatattcttaatgatttatatgATAAATATGAGAATAAtgtgaaattgaaaaatagtGAAAATGTCAAAGTATTTCTATATAATACATCTAATCTGATTCAATTTGGTTGGTATTTTGCTCTTACTATCCCATTTGTACGAGTCATTGAATCTCATGTTTATAATGAAGATCCTCATCTTACAAAGGACTACCAAACATATCAAGAGGCAGAAAtttccaccaccacctccaccaCCGCAACCACCACcccaaaaacaaatttccaacaatctgatgaagaattatttgagaatcatattaaaaaattatcatttacATCATataatgaatataaatcattatccaTGGAAAAATTAGTGAGATTAAATcgaattattgataatcaatctaataaatataGTAAAATCAATCGAAGAGAAATTCCTGATCCTGCATcgaatttttcaacaaaaccaatgaattttgaatattataatcaatcaatgttaaccattgaatcaaatactTTTGATATGATTCATACTCCTGATTTAATCATTCAAACCACTCCacaaaattataaaactTTAATCAGTGAATTTCATCGAATTTTAAAACCAGGTGGgatattgaatttagaTTGTGTTAATTTTGGtggtaataattttgaggatttttcattgaaatataaagaaaaaggtcAATTTCCgaaaatattaaatacTGAAGATTATGGAATTTGTAAACATTTTAATagtatttcaaattttcttgaAGTTATcttaaaagaattaaataatgTATTTAAAGAATCTGAGGATGATGATGGGGGTTCAGTTAAATTTGGTATATCTTTATTAAGTTCAAAACTGGATTTACATAGTTTTGCtacaaaatttgtttcaatgaGATTACTTGAAGTATTAGgaaaatttgattcataTTGTGATTATTTTCTGGATGCTGGTGATAATATTAAAGCTCTTGATGATGAAAGTATTCATTTTGGTATCCAAATTAGAGCCACCAAAGGAAGAACAGCGAGTACATAA
- a CDS encoding uncharacterized protein (Ortholog of C. dubliniensis CD36 : Cd36_73420, Debaryomyces hansenii CBS767 : DEHA2A05456g, Pichia stipitis Pignal : PICST_30999 and Candida guilliermondii ATCC 6260 : PGUG_00155) → MKRNNSESQLLYYYNNTTPTATANPTANPTVTTLSLSTSSPTTNTIVKKFKTREFINKPPSNYISLNNASIIPINILQLLNSINPMNDDSTSSSSSSSSSCYFKFIFFLGAQGKEFIPTIQYQFPFNISVTFITSNNDSSGGGSSGGGSSGGGGGGGCGCTNDQCKQLMKFFEIKDPMGAGLYPLDYLIIIHQNKVHCKIPIKFNNNSTYTKHFKVVGGMSGHLKFGIDLNELPSLIEEYINYQP, encoded by the coding sequence ATGAAACGAAATAATAGTGAATctcaattattatattattataataataccaCTCCTACTGCTACTGCTAATCCTACTGCTAATCCTACTGTTACTACATTAAGTTTATCCACTTCATCTCCCACCACTAACACGATtgtgaaaaaatttaaaacacgcgaatttattaataaaccACCATCAAATTATATCTCCTTGAATAATGCATCAATTATTCCTATAAATatattacaattattaaattcaataaatccCATGAATGATGATAGCACTAGTTCTAGTTCTAGTTCTAGTTCTAGTTGttattttaaatttatattttttttaggaGCTCAAGGTAAAGAATTCATTCCTACTATACAATATCAATTCCCCTTTAATATTTCAGTCACATTCATCACCTCAAATAATGatagtagtggtggtggtagtagtggtggtggtagtagtggtggtggtggtggtggtggttgtggttgcaCAAATGATCAATgtaaacaattgatgaaattttttgaaattaaagatcCCATGGGAGCAGGTTTATATCCTTTagattatttaataattattcatcaaaataaaGTACATTGTAAAATACccatcaaatttaataacAACTCGACCTATACTAAGCATTTCAAGGTTGTTGGAGGGATGTCAGGACATCTTAAATTtggtattgatttaaatgaattacCTTCATTAATAGAAGAATATATTAATTACCAACcataa
- the YAF9 gene encoding Yaf9p (Subunit of the NuA4 histone acetyltransferase complex; transcript regulated by Mig1; possibly an essential gene, disruptants not obtained by UAU1 method), whose amino-acid sequence MSSTHSRRIKFVSISVPILYGNHAIKLTPEKRKPTTPPEHTHEWTVFFKPVLGDIDLTPLIKKVTFKLHETYENPVRTLESPPYQVTETGWGEFEIIIKLHFQPGVELGINEKNFQIFHALKLHPYNPQAPQAQQPQVQQSQAQPPQQQFGGEGGSVGTVIRERENGEVHSVLYDELVFNEPTEKTFEILTSKPVNLIPYKLSNLDKRDQEYIRPDEIDELNRMDIYIDKVKQEIENQRNQYKLLEQEKLALLQ is encoded by the coding sequence ATGTCATCAACTCATTcaagaagaataaaatttgTATCGATATCAGTACCTATATTATATGGGAATCATGCTATTAAATTAACTCCCGAAAAACGGAAACCAACAACACCACCAGAACATACACATGAATGGACGgtttttttcaaaccaGTATTGGgagatattgatttaacaccattaattaaaaaagtGACATTTAAATTACATGAAACTTATGAAAATCCAGTTAGAACTTTGGAATCACCACCTTATCAAGTCACAGAAACTGGATGGGgggaatttgaaatcattataAAATTACATTTTCAACCTGGAGTTGAATTAGgtataaatgaaaaaaattttcaaatatttcatGCTTTAAAATTGCATCCTTATAATCCGCAAGCACCACAAGCTCAACAACCACAAGTTCAACAATCACAAGCTCAACCACcgcaacaacaatttggtGGTGAGGGTGGAAGTGTTGGAACTGTAATtagagaaagagaaaatgGAGAAGTTCATCTGGTATTATATGATGAATTAGTATTTAATGAACCAACTGAAAaaacatttgaaatattaaCTTCAAAACCAGTCAATTTAATTCCTTATAAATTACTGAATTTAGATAAACGAGATCAAGAATATATTCGACCcgatgaaattgatgaattaaataGAATGGATATTTATATTGACAAAgtgaaacaagaaattgaaaatcaacgaaatcaatataaattactcgaacaagaaaaattagcCCTCCTACAATAA
- a CDS encoding putative nitronate monooxygenase (Ortholog(s) have glyoxysome localization), protein MSMSTRLKLVSKLGIDYPIFLSPMAGVSTIDMSIGVSNNGGLGSIPLASIDFRKQDSIEKLENLIIEYKKKLINSTTTKTKTKTKDNDQLVVNLNFFCHEIENEPNQQQINNWKQLYKQSVFDNNTEDDDAFKLLDEIQFINGNVSFKEIENNENHIDQYNKLMEYLEQLKPSIISFHFGMPSPKTIKRLQNQGIMIFITSTSLEETIYLTNNNNNNNNNNNNNNNNNNNNDDDDAKIDGIILQGYEAGGHRGNFLISDDKFDEKLSTHSLFIQSKQYLDENVTTGYKPYLVPAGGIIDIDTINYYLSLGADAVQMGTAFLATPECINHKFFNTNNMSGQRKPTIMIDLVSGKFARTVTTDFITNLIKNSNNNNNYYTKNELPSYGYAYHGYKSLKSIIKNHTKNIKDIKDIKDIKDIGFYLAGQNYYQIEKNKSTQEIMKILTNGIDRDVLK, encoded by the coding sequence ATGTCTATGTCCACTCGATTGAAACTTGTATCAAAATTAGGAATTGATTACcccatttttttatcaCCAATGGCTGGAGTATCAACTATTGATATGTCAATAGGTGTTAGTAATAATGGTGGATTAGGTTCGATTCCATTAgcatcaattgatttccGGAAACAAGAttctattgaaaaattagagAATTTGATCATTGaatataaaaagaaattgatcaactcaacaacaacaaaaacaaaaacaaaaactaaGGATAATGATCAGTTGGTGgttaatttgaattttttttgtcatgaaattgaaaatgaaccaaatcaacaacaaattaataattggaaacaattatataaacaaagtgtgtttgataataatactgAAGACGATGATGCATTTAAGTTGTTAGACGagattcaattcattaatgggaatgtttcatttaaagaaattgaaaataatgaaaatcacattgatcaatataataaattaatggAATATTTAGAACAATTAAAACCAAGTATTATTAGTTTCCATTTTGGTATGCCTTCCCCTAAAACCATAAAGCGACTTCAAAATCAAGGAATTATGATATTTATAACTAGTACATCCTTAGAAGAAACAATCTACttaacaaataataataataataataataataataataataataataataataataataacaataacgacgacgacgacgcCAAAATTGATGGGATAATTTTACAAGGTTATGAAGCTGGTGGACATCGAggtaattttttaataagtgatgataaatttgatgaaaaattatctactcattcattatttattcaaCTGAAACAATATCTAGATGAAAATGTTACTACTGGCTATAAACCATATCTTGTACCTGCTGGAGGAATAATTGATATAGATActataaattattatttatcatTAGGTGCTGATGCCGTTCAAATGGGTACAGCATTTTTAGCTACACCAGAATGTATCAatcataaatttttcaacaccaATAATATGAGTGGTCAACGAAAACCTACAATTAtgattgatttggtttCGGGGAAATTTGCTCGAACCGTAACAACAGATTTCATAACcaatttaatcaaaaatagtaataataataacaactaCTATACCAAAAATGAATTACCTTCTTATGGATATGCATATCATGgatataaatcattaaaatcaattattaaaaatcatacaaaaaatattaaagaTATTAAAGATATTAAAGATATTAAAGATATTGGATTTTATTTGGCAGgacaaaattattatcaaattgaaaaaaataaactgaCTCAAGAAATTATGAAAATATTAACCAATGGTATAGATAGAGATGTTTTAAAGTAA
- the MRP7 gene encoding mitochondrial 54S ribosomal protein bL27m (Mitochondrial ribosomal protein of the large subunit; rat catheter biofilm induced): MSSFVKGLFSHTRKSIDLTSNPLHTSIQIRTAKKRVSGSRTNNKDSAGRRLGPKKNEGHFVNPGQIIMRQRGTKIHPGDNVKIGVDHTIFAVEPGYVRYYFDPFHPLRKYVGVSLKKNLKLPRPHFEPRLRRFGYVQITDPIEAQEEEASQSRKEMLAQPELEKLKEKKLNEKIQFIESTKTALVNEFGFDSEPSSKQLEDASERLYNIYQLRASGQSLSEARIQTTFNTLYDLKLQAQKNNIDSLPNLLNEAKEFITRIDSIVGIEPTGELFKNLTKEEQLNLQKEISSELDTLYQTKALEKDYRIEAKKLINTPGVFEPLQREELMAKYLPQVLPMDYPGSVIEISDSDSKNKNKKLSENIVIQRIFDETTRKVKLIGRPKEAFASA, encoded by the coding sequence ATGTCGTCATTTGTTAAAGGCTTATTCAGTCATACTAGAAAGTCAATAGATTTGACATCAAATCCACTTCATACAAGTATTCAAATCCGTACTGCTAAAAAAAGAGTTTCTGGTTCAAGaaccaataataaagatTCAGCAGGGAGAAGATTAGgacccaaaaaaaatgaaggACATTTTGTTAATCCCGGTCAAATCATTATGAGACAAAGAGGTACTAAGATTCATCCTGGTGATAATGTTAAAATTGGGGTTGATCATACTATTTTTGCCGTTGAACCAGGTTATGTAagatattattttgatcCTTTCCATCCATTAAGAAAATATGTTGGTGTTtctttaaagaaaaatttaaaattaccAAGACCACATTTTGAACCAAGATTAAGAAGATTTGGATACGTTCAAATTACTGATCCTATTGAAgcacaagaagaagaagctaGTCAATCtagaaaagaaatgttAGCTCAACctgaattagaaaaattgaaggaaaagaaattaaatgaaaaaatacaatttattgaatctaCTAAAACTGCATTAGTTAAtgaatttggatttgaCTCGGAACCATCATCAAAACAATTGGAAGATGCAAGTGAACGATTAtataatatttatcaattacGTGCTAGTGGTCAACTGTTATCAGAAGCTAGAATTCAAACCACATTCAACACTCTttatgatttgaaattacaagctcaaaaaaataatattgattcttTACCTAATTTACTTAATGAAGctaaagaatttattaCTAGAAtagattcaattgttggaaTTGAACCTACAGGAGAACttttcaagaatttaaCTAAAGAAGAACAATTGAACTTACAAAAGGAAATAAGTTCAGAATTGGATACCCTTTATCAAACTAAAGCTCTTGAAAAAGATTATAGAATTGAAGCTAAGAAACTTATTAATACCCCAGGAGTATTTGAACCATTACAAAGAGAAGAATTGATGGCTAAATATTTACCTCAAGTATTACCAATGGATTATCCAGGTTCAgtaattgaaatttctgattctgattctaaaaataaaaataaaaaattatcagAAAATATTGTTATTCAACGTATATTTGATGAAACAACTAGAAAAGTCAAACTTATAGGAAGACCAAAAGAAGCCTTTGCTTCAGCATAA
- a CDS encoding protein retreival receptor (Ortholog(s) have role in ER to Golgi vesicle-mediated transport, protein retention in ER lumen, retrograde vesicle-mediated transport, Golgi to ER), protein MAIELPFEIPKDNPVYINIQKFSVTYQKLVDESVPYTSRRWIGFGILLSLFLLRIFLSQGWYIICYALGIYLLNLFLAFLTPKFDPSLEQELKNESIEEGLDQEDPISQQSNQKYDDDDDDDDDEFRPFIRRLPEFKFWYNAIRATIIALILTFFNIFDIPVFWPILLMYFIILFTLTMRRQIQHMIKYKYLPFDLGKTRYRRT, encoded by the coding sequence ATGGCTATAGAATTACCATTTGAAATTCCTAAAGATAATCCAGTATATatcaatattcaaaaattttctgTGACTTATCAAAAATTAGTTGATGAATCAGTTCCTTATACTTCACGTAGATGGATTGGATTTGGAATTTTATtaagtttatttttattaagaatttttttatctCAAGGTTGGTATATAATTTGTTATGCTTTAggaatttatttattgaatttattcttAGCATTTTTAACTCCTAAATTTGATCCTTCATTagaacaagaattgaaaaatgaatcaattgaagaaggACTCGATCAAGAAGACCCAATTTcacaacaatcaaatcaaaaatatgatgatgatgatgatgatgatgatgatgagttTAGACCATTTATAAGAAGATTACCggaatttaaattttggTATAATGCAATTAGAGCCACAATAATTGCCTTAATATTgacatttttcaatatttttgataTCCCAGTGTTTTGGCCAATACTTTTAATgtattttattatattattcaCTTTAACCATGAGAAGACAAATACAGCATATgattaaatataaatatcttCCATTTGATTTGGGTAAAACTAGATATAGAAGAACTTGA